The Rufibacter sp. DG15C region AGCAAGTGTCTGGCCAATGGGGACAGGTACAGAACGCCTACCAACGCCGCGCCGACCTCATCCCTAACCTAGTGAACACCGTGAAGGGCGCCGCCAACTTTGAGAAATCTACGCTGGAGGCCGTTATCAATGCCCGTGCAAAGGCGTCTAGCATCAACATCAGCGCAGATGACCTTACCCCAGAGAACATTGCCAAATATCAAGAGGCGCAAAGCGAATTGAGCGGTTCTTTGTCTAGGTTAATGGCCACCGTAGAAGCCTACCCAGACCTGAAATCTAACCAGAACTTCCTGGAGTTGCAGGCCCAGCTAGAGGGCACTGAGAACCGCATCTCTGTGGAGCGTAACAAATTCAACCAGACGGTTCAGCAGTACAACACCTACATCAGGTCGTTCCCGCGCAACATCTACGCCGGCTGGTTTGACTTTGAGAAGAAAGGCTACTTTGAGGCCGAAGCCGGTGCCCAAAAAGCCCCTACAGTTCAGTTCTAATAAAGACGCAAGATATAAGACACAAGACGTAGGACTTTCAAAGCCCTCGCTCTCTGTCCTTGCACAAACCATCTTATCGTTTTCGGCCTGTTTTACCCAAAACAGGCCGAAAACGCATTTTCTAAAAATCACTCGAGACTCAGAACGCAAGACTCATCAACATGCCGCGCGACATCATTACCCCAGCAGACGAGGCCGTCATTGTAGCGGCCATTGAGGAAGCCGAGACCAACACCTCTGGCGAAGTGCGCGTGCACTTTGAGAACACCTGTGAGATTGAAGTGCTGGACCGAGCCACGCAAGTGTTTGCCGCCCTGCACATGCATGAGACCAAGCTGCGCAACGGCGTGCTGTTCTACGTGGCCCTTAAAAGCCACAAGTTTGCCGTGCTGGGAGACGGTGGCATCAATGCCGTGGTTCCGCCGCATTTCTGGGAAGACATCACCCAGCAAGTAGTGGCAGATTTCAAGCTAGAAAAGTATTCTGAAGGCTTGGCCAAAGGCATTAAAATGGCCGGCGAGCAACTCAAAAGCTACTTCCCGTACGCTGGTGCGCACAAAGACATTAACGAGCTGGCAGACCACGTCTCGTTTGGAACTACCTCTAAAGAAGACCCTACCTCATGAAAAAATACTTCTGGCTTCTAGGGTTGCTTTGGATTACGTCATTTACCCTTTTTGCTCAAATCCAGGACAAGGATTTCCCGCCGAGGCCTACGCCCCCGCGGTTGGTCAATGACCTGGCAGATATTCTGAGTCCGCAGGAAGAGGCGGCGCTGGAGCAGAAGCTGGTAGCCTACAGTGACAGTACCTCTACTCAGATTGCCATTGTCAACATCACCTCCATTGGCGGGTATGACATCTCTGACTATGCCTTCAGGCTAGGTGAGCAGTGGGGCATTGGCCAGAAGGACAACGACAACGGCATTCTCATACTCACCGCGGTTAATGAGCGGAAGGTCTACATTGCCACCGGTTACGGTATGGAAGGCGTTTTGCCAGACGCCATTGCCAAACGCCTCACAGAGGGCACGCTTAAACCCAACTACCAAAAACAGCAATTTTACCAAGGCTTAGACCAAGCCACCACGCAAATCATTACCCGCGCGGCCGGTGAGTACAAGGCAGACCCCAAACAACAGCGCCAAGGCCAGGGCGAAGAAGGCATTCCTACGCTGTGGATTATCATTGGCATCATGATTCTCATCTTCATCATCAGTCGTAGAGGCGGTGGTGGCAGGGGCGGCAGACGTGGCATGGGTGGCATGGGAGGACCTTTCATTCCACCTATCATCTTCGGAGACTTCTCTGGCGGACGCGGCATCTTTGGCGGCGGAGGCGGTGGCTTTGGAGGAGGCGGAGGTGGTTTCGGCGGCTTCGGGGGCGGTAGCTTTGGAGGCGGCGGGGCTGGCTCAGATTGGTAACAGTATAGCTTTCACTTATACAGGATTTTTGAAGAAGCGTTTTTGGCTTGTTTTCCAGGAAACAGGCCGAAAACGCTTTTCTGTTTCCCATTGCTACTGCTGACATTCAAAGCGGATTCTCCCCTTGAGGGGAGCGTAGAGGGGTGTTTACATATGCAGGTAATATTTATGGAAAATGCATATTGCTTGCATCCTACTTAAAACACAAGTCAATGCGCAGACTAATCCTTTCTTCCCTAGCTCTTATCCTCCTTATTTCTTGTAATCAAGATAGAAATAGTGATTTCAAAATACCCTCTGAAAAAAATGTTCAAGCCATTGTACTGGCAGTTATAAAGCAGGATAGTTTACCTGTAATATCCGGAAAATCGCCACACTATCCTGTAAGCTCAGAAACACAATCTTACCGGCTATCATTCTTAGAATCTAATATGCCACCCACCATGCCAGGTTTAGGAATTAGACTGAGAGACCTACTATCTGTAAAGACGGACTCCACAGGTGATGAACTTCTATTTTCAAAAACCGACACAGCATACTTTAGATTTCTTGACACAAAGTGGTCTAGCAGACCTTATGTAATTCAACGACTTAGAAGTCAAGGAATTTTCTTTAAAGCCAAACAGACACTTTTTGACGAATTATGGAAAACACGCCAAGCAGAAAAATCATTTTATGTATTCTCGAATCCTATTGTTTCTGAGGACCAAAGCCGGGCCTATATTGAAGTAGCTTTTGCATGCGATAGATTATGCGGATATGGGCACGCATATAGTTTGTTAAAAAAGAAAGGGAAATGGCGTGTAACAAATGAGGTAATAACATACTTTGAGTAACCAAAAAAGCCGGCCCCTTAGGACCGGCTTTCTCTATAAATTAAACATCAGCACCTTAAACTATGCGTTGCGGTTGATGCAGTTCAGGTCTTCGAAGGCTTCTTTCAAGCGGGTGATGAAGGCCTCTTCGCCTTTGCGTAACCAAACGCGTGGGTCGTAGTGCTTTTTGTTCGGGCTGTCTTCGCCGTCTGGGTTACCGATTTGGCCTTGCAGATAGTCGCGCTTGCCTTCGTAGTAGTTCTTCACACCATCCCAGAATGCCCATTGCATGTCTGTGTCAATGTTCATCTTGATGGCACCGTACTCAATGGCTTCTCTGATTTTCTCTTTCTCAGAGCCAGAACCGCCGTGGAATACAAAGTCAACCGGGTTAGGGCCTGTACCTAGTTTCTCCTGAATGTACTCTTGTGAGTTCTTCAAGATTTCTGGACGAAGCTCTACGTTTCCAGGCTTGTACACACCGTGCACGTTCCCGAAGGCGGCGGCCACGGTAAAGCGGTTGCTTACTTTGTTAAGCTCCGTATAAGCGTGGGCTACGTGCTCAGGCTGGGTGTACAAGTGGGCGCTGTCTACGTCAGAATTGTCTACGCCGTCTTCCTCACCACCGGTGACGCCAAGCTCAATTTCAATGGTCATGCCTAGCTTGTTCATGCGCTCCAAATAGATAACACAAGTGCTCACGTTCTCTTCCAATTCTTCTTCAGAAAGGTCCAACATGTGCGAGCTGAACAATGGCTTGCCGTTTTGCTTAAAGTATTTCTCACCAGCGTCTAGCAAACCATCAATCCAAGGAAGGAGTTTACGGGCGGCGTGGTCAGTGTGCAACACAACTGGTACACCGTAAGCCTCGGCCATAAGGTGTACGTGCTGAGCGCCCGAGATGGCACCTGCAATGGCGGCGGCCTGTCCGTCGTTGTTCAAGCCTTTTCCGGCGAAGAACTGGGCACCGCCCTGTGAGAACTGGATGATAACGGGGGAATTTACTGCCTTGGCGGTTTCCAGGACAGCGTTGACGGAGTTGGTGCCAATCACGTTGACGGCTGGCAATGCAAAGTTATTGTCGTTTGCGTACTTGAATAGTTCCTGCACTTCGTCGCCGTGCAGAACACCAGATCTAAATTTAGGCATGGGTTGGCTTTTTGGTCTTTGGACAAAACTAACTAATTATTGCTTAGCTTCTAAGGTTTCTTCTGCGGGATTAGAGCGTATGGGCTTTGAAATAAAGGGGAGCTTCGTTTTAAGCCTACTTTCTGGAAAACAAGCCAAAAACGGTTTCTATAGCGATACCACTATCAGGCTAAAAAACTTACTTTTTCTCAGGCAGGCTCCAAAATAAGTAGTACTTTCAAAGTTGAGTTAGTTTGCGCCTGCCATGAAAGTCTATACCACACAGCCTTTTCAGATTATTTACTCTTTGCTAGAGCATGAATATCTGGGCTATCTGTTTGAGTCTTTCGTGATTCAGGTCAACTCCAAGAAACAGCTCACGCTCCAGCACCAGAACATCTCGGCTAAGAACGCCGACGAGTTTGCCGCCCGCTTAGATGAGACCGATTTCCAGCTCATCAAGCTCATAGACCAGATTCAGCAGGAGGCGGTCTTCAAGAAGTTCGCGGTCAAGAAAGGCACGCTGGCCGATTTCTTTCTGAAGACCTATGACCCTGTAAAAGGCGACAAGCTCTTGCAGGAGAACATCTTGCATTATGTGCAGTCCCGCATGGCCAAGATTCTGGCTTTGTTGCAGAACAAGATGACGTTCATCATGGGCAAGGACGGCGAGCCAACCTGGAAACGTATTGAATCTGCCACTGAGAAAGCCACGGTGCTGTTCCACTTTGTGCGCAACCCAGACAATACCCATTACTTTCCTACCATCAAGTACCAGGGCGAGCGGATAGACTTCCAGTACAAGGACGCGGTACTGGTGTGCCATGAGCCGGCCTGGCTTCTGCTAAATGACACGCTCTACAGCTTTGAGAAAGAAGTGGACGGCAAGAAGCTTCAGCCGTTTTTGAACAAGCGCTTTATTGTAGTGCCCCGTAACGTGGAGGACAGCTACTACCGCAAGTTTGTGGCCCCGCTGGTAGAGCAGTTTGACGTCTATGCCCGTGGCTTCTTGATAAAATCTGAGCGTTTTACGCCACAACCGCAGATTGTCTTCTCAGAATTGGCGGTGGCAGAAACCTCGGTGGCTTTGTTCACGGCGGGCGGTGAAATGCTGGAAGAAGAGGAAGTGGTACAGCCGTCGGGCGCCGAGAAGATGGTGTTTCAACTGAACTTCCAGTACGGCACTTATAATTTGCCCATGCAGGACGCCAAAAGGATGAGCGTGAGCGTGGAGAAAACGACTGATTCTTACATCTTCCACAGAGTGCACCGCGACCTGGAGCAGGAGCGCCATTTTGTGCGCGAGCTGGCTAGTCGGGGTTTGGAGATTAGGAACGGGAAAGCGGTGCTGGACAAGGCCTCGGCGTTCAGTTGGCTGAACCAGTATGCGAGTGCGCTGGAGGAACTGGGCTTCTCTCTAAAGCAGAACCAATCAGACAAGAACTACTTCATCGGGGAGACCAGCGTAAATATAGGCATCAACGAAAACAACGACTGGTTTGACATTTACGGGACGGTGCGCTTCGGGCCGTATGAGATTCCGTTTATCAAGCTCAGGAACCATATTTTGACCAAACGGCGCGAGTACAAACTGCCCAACGGCCAGATTGCCATCATCCCCGAGGAATGGTTTACGCAGTACCTGGAGCTCTTCGCGTTTGCCGAGGGTGAGGACGATGAACTGAAACTGCGCAAGCACCATTTGGCGCTGGTGAGTGACCTGCAGAACGGCAACCTGGCTACCGTCACCATGACCCGCAAGCTGGAGAAGCTCCGCGAGTTTGAAACCGTGGAAGACAAACCCCTGCCCGAGGGCTTCAAAGGAGAGTTGCGTCCGTACCAAAAGGCGGGCTACAACTGGCTCCATTTTGTGCAGGACTATCACTTCGGGGGCTGTCTGGCAGATGACATGGGTTTGGGGAAGACCGTGCAGACCTTGGCCATGCTCCAACATCGCAAGGAGAATGGCGCGCAGAGTGCCTCGTTGCTAGTCATGCCTACTTCCTTGATTTACAACTGGCTCGCTGAGGCGCAGAAATTTACCCCACACCTGCGTATTCTAGTCTACACAGGCACGTACCGCACTAAAAACGTATCGCAGTTCAAGCATTATGACGTGGTCTTGACGTCGTATGGCATTGTGCGCCTGGACTCAGAGCTTCTGCAGAAATACTACTTTGACTACATCATTCTGGATGAGAGCCAGGCCATCAAAAACCCGAACTCCAATACCTCAGAAGCCATACGGGAGCTTAAATCCAAGCATCGGCTGATTTTGACGGGTACGCCCGTGGAGAACAGCATCATGGACCTCTGGAGCCAGATGTCCTTTATTAATCCGGGTTTGCTGGGCACGCAGGCGTTCTTTAAAAAGGAGTTCTTGAAGCCCATTGAGAAGCTCAAAGACGAGCACAAGACCAAGCGCCTGCACGCCCTCATCAAGCCATTTATCCTCCGCCGGCATAAAAGCCAGGTGGCCCGTGAACTGCCCGAAAAGATTGAGCAGATCACCTACTGCAAAATGACCGAGGAGCAGGAGCATGCCTATGAGGAGACCAAGTCTTTCTACCGCAACAAAATCCTGAAGACCATTGAGGAGCAGGGCGCAGCCAAAAGCCAGTT contains the following coding sequences:
- a CDS encoding LemA family protein; protein product: MKKLMLYFFGLVVLLSQSSCGYNDMVTLDEQVSGQWGQVQNAYQRRADLIPNLVNTVKGAANFEKSTLEAVINARAKASSINISADDLTPENIAKYQEAQSELSGSLSRLMATVEAYPDLKSNQNFLELQAQLEGTENRISVERNKFNQTVQQYNTYIRSFPRNIYAGWFDFEKKGYFEAEAGAQKAPTVQF
- a CDS encoding TPM domain-containing protein, whose protein sequence is MPRDIITPADEAVIVAAIEEAETNTSGEVRVHFENTCEIEVLDRATQVFAALHMHETKLRNGVLFYVALKSHKFAVLGDGGINAVVPPHFWEDITQQVVADFKLEKYSEGLAKGIKMAGEQLKSYFPYAGAHKDINELADHVSFGTTSKEDPTS
- a CDS encoding YgcG family protein codes for the protein MKKYFWLLGLLWITSFTLFAQIQDKDFPPRPTPPRLVNDLADILSPQEEAALEQKLVAYSDSTSTQIAIVNITSIGGYDISDYAFRLGEQWGIGQKDNDNGILILTAVNERKVYIATGYGMEGVLPDAIAKRLTEGTLKPNYQKQQFYQGLDQATTQIITRAAGEYKADPKQQRQGQGEEGIPTLWIIIGIMILIFIISRRGGGGRGGRRGMGGMGGPFIPPIIFGDFSGGRGIFGGGGGGFGGGGGGFGGFGGGSFGGGGAGSDW
- the fbaA gene encoding class II fructose-bisphosphate aldolase — encoded protein: MPKFRSGVLHGDEVQELFKYANDNNFALPAVNVIGTNSVNAVLETAKAVNSPVIIQFSQGGAQFFAGKGLNNDGQAAAIAGAISGAQHVHLMAEAYGVPVVLHTDHAARKLLPWIDGLLDAGEKYFKQNGKPLFSSHMLDLSEEELEENVSTCVIYLERMNKLGMTIEIELGVTGGEEDGVDNSDVDSAHLYTQPEHVAHAYTELNKVSNRFTVAAAFGNVHGVYKPGNVELRPEILKNSQEYIQEKLGTGPNPVDFVFHGGSGSEKEKIREAIEYGAIKMNIDTDMQWAFWDGVKNYYEGKRDYLQGQIGNPDGEDSPNKKHYDPRVWLRKGEEAFITRLKEAFEDLNCINRNA
- a CDS encoding DEAD/DEAH box helicase, whose product is MKVYTTQPFQIIYSLLEHEYLGYLFESFVIQVNSKKQLTLQHQNISAKNADEFAARLDETDFQLIKLIDQIQQEAVFKKFAVKKGTLADFFLKTYDPVKGDKLLQENILHYVQSRMAKILALLQNKMTFIMGKDGEPTWKRIESATEKATVLFHFVRNPDNTHYFPTIKYQGERIDFQYKDAVLVCHEPAWLLLNDTLYSFEKEVDGKKLQPFLNKRFIVVPRNVEDSYYRKFVAPLVEQFDVYARGFLIKSERFTPQPQIVFSELAVAETSVALFTAGGEMLEEEEVVQPSGAEKMVFQLNFQYGTYNLPMQDAKRMSVSVEKTTDSYIFHRVHRDLEQERHFVRELASRGLEIRNGKAVLDKASAFSWLNQYASALEELGFSLKQNQSDKNYFIGETSVNIGINENNDWFDIYGTVRFGPYEIPFIKLRNHILTKRREYKLPNGQIAIIPEEWFTQYLELFAFAEGEDDELKLRKHHLALVSDLQNGNLATVTMTRKLEKLREFETVEDKPLPEGFKGELRPYQKAGYNWLHFVQDYHFGGCLADDMGLGKTVQTLAMLQHRKENGAQSASLLVMPTSLIYNWLAEAQKFTPHLRILVYTGTYRTKNVSQFKHYDVVLTSYGIVRLDSELLQKYYFDYIILDESQAIKNPNSNTSEAIRELKSKHRLILTGTPVENSIMDLWSQMSFINPGLLGTQAFFKKEFLKPIEKLKDEHKTKRLHALIKPFILRRHKSQVARELPEKIEQITYCKMTEEQEHAYEETKSFYRNKILKTIEEQGAAKSQFMLLQGLMKLRQIANHPRMADPSYEAESGKLGEVMRLTKTVVSKGHKVLIFSQFVKHLDIVRASLDERKIKYAYLDGSTKDRQAQVNTFQNDPNLPVFLISLKAGGVGLNLTAADYVFILDPWWNPAVEAQAVDRAHRIGQQNTVFTYKFITKNSVEEKILALQDKKLQLVSDLISTDEAVIKNLTKEDIESLLS